GGCTGCGACCTAAGTTTCAATAAAAAAATTCAGAGAGTATCTTATAGTTTAACGCTGAGACCTACATACCATGTTGCGCCGTATACAGGAGCATACATGAAGGCTGCGTCGTCTGTGTGTTTCTCGTCTTGAATGTAGCTGAAGATGTTCTTAGCACCTGCATAAACAGTACATGTACCGAAACGTTTTGCAGCACGGCAGTTGAAGATCATGAAGGTGTTTGTCTTCTTAATCTTTGATGTTGCACCATTGTCCTCAGAGTTATAGTCGATGTACATTTTTCCCTGCAATGAGCTTGTGAGAGAGAAACTCCATGTGCCAGGGGTATAATCGAGGTCGATATCGCCAGTCATTGCTGGGAAACGAGAGATGTTACGACTGTCCTTAGCATACTGTAGACGCTGTGGGAACTCTTTTACAGTCTCATCGTTAGGGTCTGACCAGTCTGCACGCTCGTGTTTAAACTTACCTTGATTGAAAGTCCAGTTAATACCAGCATTGAAGTTGCGGAAGAGGTTTGCCTTTGCACCTAATTCTACACCCTGTACGTAGGCATCGTCAACATTCTCCCACTGGTAAGAGTAACCGAACTTCTTAACCTCATCGTCTGCAGGAGAGAACTGAATCTTATCCTTCAAGTTGGTGCGGAAGATGTTGATGCTGAACTGATACTTCTTAGCATAATAGTCTGCTGAGAGGTTGTAGCTAATAGCACGCTCACCCTTAAGGTTAGATGATTTCCATACACGTGGCGAACCACTACAGAGGTGGAGGTCCTCAGAGAATCCGTAAGGAGCACGGAAACCTGTACCTACATTAGCACGAAGAACGAGTGAAGGAGTCAGTTCATATTTGATAGCAATACGAGGATTGACGGTTGTCTTACTAAACTTAGTAGTTGGGAAGGCGCTATCAGAAACCTTTACGCTGGTAGCATACTCCTCACCAGAGCTATGAGAGTCGACGCGGATACCTGGTACAACGGTCAACTTTGGTGTCACGTTCCACTCATCCTGTACGAAGAAGCCGACCTCGTTAGCATGCTTCTTACCAATAGAAGTGTAAGGAACGCCATAGTAAGGACTTGTCTTCTCGTCTTCAGCAGAGATGACGTAGAGTCCAGTCTCACGCAAACGAGTGAAATAACCCTGTACACCACCAAGCAATGTATGGCTGCCAAGGATAGAAGTAAAGGTGATAGATGGTGTCACCGTATTCTCCTTAGCAATGTATGGACGCATCATAGAAACGTCAGGTTCCGCACCATCTTGGTCTGGATGTGCTGGATCCTTGTGAGAATCCATGTAGTCATGGAGGAAGGTATCGTTTGTTGCCTGACGCTTATGATATACATAAGCTGTTGTGAGGTTCAATTCTGAGTGCTTACCGATAGGCAAGGTGTAAGCAAGGTCAGCTGAAAGACGGTTGGTACGGATGTCTTCTGTACCGTCAGTGTATGGGTTCATATATTGATCATTCGTCATGACACCACCGAAACGGTGCTCATCAATCGCCTTACCACGCAGTACGAGCTTATCGTTCTTAGCAAAAGGCTGATAGAAGTAAAGGCTGAAACCAAGGTTATTCATCGTCTCATTTACGCGATCAGAGATACCATCCTTGTTCTTTACTTCCTTACGTGTAAGACCATTCTGTGTGCGGTCGATAGCATCCATCTGTGTACGCTGTGCGAATACACTCAGACCGATGTTGTTATAACGCATAGATCCAGAACCCTTATAGCTCTTGAAGCCAAAGTTTCCGAACTGAATATCACCATTAACAGATGGCTCAAAGGTTGGTTCCTTTGAGATAATGTTGATAGCACCAGCAACGGCACTACTTCCATAGAGGGCAGAACCGGCACCCTTAACTACCTCAAGACGGTCGATGTCATTGGTTCCAATCTGCTGCAAACCGTAAACACCGGCAAGACCAGAGTAGATTGGCTCACCATCAATGAGTACCTGTGTGTGCTCAGCACCCAATCCTTGCATACGAACCTCAGAGAAATTACAGAACTGGCACTGCTGTTCTACGCGGATGCCTGGTACACCTTCAAGTGCTTCGTATAAGTTCTGGGCATTCTTCTTAGTGATAGCCTGTGATGTCAGAACCTCGGTACGGATAGGAACATCCTTTACAAAGTGGCTGGTACGAGTACCAGTTACAACGACCTGGCTTAACTCTAATGGGTCTTTTTCCAGTTCAAAGTAGACTTCAGAACCTTTATTGTTAACCATATCTACCTCTTTTTCCTGCTGCTGATAACCAGCGAGTGTAGCTATGATAACTTGCCTTCCTACAGGAAGATTACTTAATTTAAAGTGACCCGAAGCATCGCATTGAGTTTTAAGGTTCGTACCTTTTACTTGGATTACGGCATGAGAAAGGTGTTTTCCACCTTCTTTTGCCTTCACATCACCGAAGAGCATTGCGTCGGTGTTTTGTGCCATGGATACAAGAGAGCATAACATGGCGGTCAAGATTAGTAAATATTTCTTCATTATGTTATTATATGGTTTGTAAATAACTTTGCAAAGTTATGTTTTTTTTATAAACGTGTCAATACCGAATAGTAGGTATTGTGAAGGTTCTTCCGTTAAATACGTAGATTGTTTATAGAATGAGATTCATCCACATACATGGTATGATTAGCTCCAATAAGATGGTTTTATAAAGGCTCAACACCCAATAACCATCCCTCAACACCCAACAACCATCACCCAACACCGGTATAATTAGCTCCAATAAGATGGTTTTATAAAGGGGGATAAACTACATGATAAATGTCATTAGGTACGAAGTCTATCTGTCTTCACAAACAACTTATTTCCTTATTACTTGAAGTTTGTAAACTATTTTCGTGCAGTTCAAAACCAATATATACTCTTTGGGCTTCTAAAAGACGCCCTTTTGGCTTGCAAAAGGTGCCCTTTAAGGCCCTTATTAACGCCCTTTTGAAGTCCAATTAAGCACCTTTTCTTATACCGTTTTATAACTAATTGATTTACTGTTGGTTGTGAACCTACTTCTTATATGTGTTTTTGCCATTATTTACAGATGTTTTAATTGAAATTATGTAATGATTTTTCAATTCCTTGTCTACATGTTTTCGAAGTCTTAAAATGAAAAGGTTTTCATTGAAAGTGGGTGATAATAGGGTAGATAGATTCCTTTGATGTAGGTGAGTCTATAAGCTTTTTGATTGCTGTGAGGCTAATAAGGTTAATCAGACAGATAAGCCTAATAAAAGTCAGAAATGTAGTTTTTCTTGTCAATTTAGGAATAACTCTTGCAGGTTTCAATATTTTCAATTTACTTTGTATGCAAAACAATAAACCTAAACTGTTGAAGACAATTCTCACAATAACAGGTTCAGATAGCACTGGTGGCTCTGGTGTGCAGGCTGATATCAGAACGATAGCAACCTTAGGCGGGTATGCTGTGTCGGCTGTAACGTCTGTTACGGTGCAGAATACCTTGGGTATTCAGGCTTTCTATGACCTTCCTGCGGAGATTGTTAGAGGACAGATTGAGGCGATTATCAATGATATGCAGCCTGACACGGTAAAGGTGGGAATGATTAGAACCATAGAGACCTTGGCTGTTGTGGTGGATGCACTGTTGAAGTATCGTCCTCACCATATTATATATGACCCAATTGTGACGGCAAGTAATGGTGACAGATTGATGACAGATGACGTGATAACACAGATACGTTGTCGTTTGTTGCCACTTTGTTCGCTTGTCATTCTGCGAGAAGGAGAGGCTGAAAGAATCTTTGATTGTTCTTCGTTGAAAGGAGAAGGGAGTCGAACTGTACGCTCATTTGTACTGGACGACCCTTTACAGCATGGTCTTGCCAATAGCTTTTCATCAGCACTTGCGGTCTATCTTAGTCAAGACGAGCCGATGGATGAAGCGTTACAACATGCTCGGGAGTATGTCAGAACACTTGTAGCAAGGAAGAGTGATATCAGTGGACGGAGTAGTCAGCTGTATAATGAATTCTTAGAAGCTGTTCAGTTGCATTATCATACGAATCGTGATGTTGCCTTTTATGCTGACTGTCTGAATGTTTCTCCACGTTATCTGTCGCAGGTGGCGCATAGAATATCTGGTAAATCTCCCAAATGTATCATTGATCATACATTGGCAGAGGCACTTGCCTGTCAGCTTCGAACGACACAAAAGACCATTCAAGAGATTGCATATGAGCATGGTTTTGCCTCACAAGCTCAGTTCTCTAAGTTCTTTAAGAAGCAGATGGGACAGACTCCGAGTGAGTGGAGACGTCCTAAGAAAGACCTCCCCCTAACCCCTCCAAAGGAGGGGAGTGTCTAACGGGATAAAGTAGGGGGCAACATGTAGGCTTTTAAAGCTCATAAATCCGTGTGTTGTTCTTACGATTTTCTCATCTTTTTAAAAGGAATTTCTAATATTAACTAACACATATAACATCTTCATGTACACTCATTCGTGAGTGAAACATGGTAGAAATCTAAAAATTAAAGTAATATGGCAAATAGACAAGAACTAAACCGCAACCTCGCTCAGATGTTAAAGGGCGGTGTAATCATGGACGTAACAACACCAGAGCAGGCGCGTATAGCTGAGGCTGCAGGTGCTTGTGCAGTAATGGCATTGGAACGTATCCCAGCTGATATTCGTGCTGCTGGTGGCGTTTCACGTATGAGTGACCCAAAGATGATTAAAGGCATTCAGGAGGCTGTGACGATTCCTGTGATGGCAAAGTGCCGTATTGGGCATATCGCTGAGGCGCAGATTCTGCAGGCAATTGAGATTGATTACATTGATGAAAGCGAAGTTCTATCTCCTGCTGATAATATCTATCATATTGACAAGACACAGTTTGAGGTGCCATTCGTTTGTGGTGCACGTAATTTGAGCGAAGCATTGCGCCGTATTGCAGAGGGTGCAACAATGATTCGTACAAAGGGTGAGCCTGGTACAGGTGATGTTGTACAGGCTGTTAGCCATATGCGTTTGATGCAGAGTCAGATTCGTGAGCTCGTTAGTAAGCGTGAGGACGAACTCTTTGAGGCGGCTAAGCAGTTGCAGGCTCCATACGACCTCGTGAAGTATGTACATGAGAATGGTAAGCTTCCTGTAGTGAATTTCGCTGCGGGTGGTGTGGCAACTCCTGCTGATGCTGCATTGATGATGCAGTTAGGTGCTGAGGGTGTGTTTGTTGGTTCTGGTATCTTCAAGAGTGGTGACCCAGCTAAGCGTGCTGCAGCTATCGTTAAGGCGGTTACAAACTATAATAACCCTAAGGAGTTGGCAGCATTGTCAGAAGACTTGGGTGAGGCTATGGTTGGTATCAACGAGCATGAAATTGAAGTGCTCATGGCTGAGCGTGGACAATGAGAATTGCCGTTCTTGCCCTGCAGGGAGCGTTCTTAGAGCATGAAATGATGCTCCGTAAGCTGGGAGTTGATTGCTTTGAGGTGCGCCGATTGGAAGATTGGCAACAGGAGAAAGATGGTTTGATAATCCCTGGTGGTGAGAGTACCACTCAAGGAAAGCTCCTTCGTGACCTCGGTTTGCTTGATCCTATCCGTGAAGCTATCGAAGCAGGATTGCCAGTCTTTGGTACTTGTGCGGGTTTGATACTCCTTGCTCGTGAGGTCGAGGGGAATAGTCCGTCAGCACCGGTTCCTCCTCGATTGGGCACAATGCGTATGACTGCTGCTCGTAACGCCTATGGTCGTCAGTTGGGTAGTTTCCATACGGAGGCTCCTTTTAAGGGGATTGAAGTCGATATCCCAATGACTTTTATCCGGGCACCTTACATAAAGGAAGCGGCTGGAGAGGTAGAAATACTTTCAGAAGTTGATGGTCATATCGTTGCTGCTCGCCAAGGAAACCAGCTTGTTACTGCTTTTCATCCTGAATTGGATAGTGATATGCGTGTGCATGAATACTTCTTGGAAATGGTGAAGGGCAGATGATATCTTAAAGGAAAGTATAACTAAATAATGAATATAGGCTGTTACAGATGCTCATTGGCATCTGTAGCAGCCTATATATGTTTTTGTTATATTCTAAAGAATTAATATCGTAGCTCTTAACTAACAATAAGTTGCTCTCCGCTTAGCTACATCTTGCAATGCGTTAAGTGCTCCGCACCATTGGTGCTTACCCTCCGCACAATAGGTGCTAAGCACCAGCACGAGATGTGTTGGATGTTAAAAGTGTTATTGGAGATGGTTGAATAGGGTTTTACTGGTCGTTTTTATAATAATAAGACATGGTTAAGTAGCTTGTTGGGAGTATGCTTATGGGTCAGTCCTAAAACCCAGTTGCAAGTCTACCCTCTTAAGCACATAATTTCATAAGTATTTATTACCTTTGCATCATGAAGAGTCACCAATTATTACGTTGCATCTTTCCAGATGTACTTGCCGACTACTTTGATGTGGTCGATATTCAAGAGAGTGTTTCTCAGTTTGATTTTTGGCTTGACGAGCGTAATTTTATGGAAAAGTCAGACCATAAGTTAGGCACCGTAAGCAGTTATGGTTTTACCAGCGAGCGTGTTATTCAGGACTTCCCCCTTCGTGGCAAAGCAGTTTACCTCCATGTTCGCCGTCGCAAATGGCGTGACAGTTCCAACGGAGAGATATTTACTTATTCATATGATGATTTGACGGCTGAGGGCAGTAAACTATCCCCCGAGTTCGTTTCTTTTTTAAAAGAATAGAATTGAGTCCACTGCAGAGAGCATCGCAAGTATCGGTGCTCACTATGGCGTAAATGGCAAGCTGTTATCCACACAGTACAAGGAACATCTCAGTGATTATCGTAGCTGGGATCAGTTAGATCATGCTCAAGACTGGCTATTGTTTGAAGACAACATAGGAGAGAATCTAAGTATTGATGAGACCTGTCTAAGTAGTGGCGAGGTTTATACTTTTCTGACCAACAAGGCGGGAAAGGGCAGAAAAGGGACTTTGGTAGCTGTGGTTAAAGGGACCAAGGCTGAGGACGTCATCCAAATTCTCAAGACGATAAACCTTTCTAAACGGGAGACTGTCAAAGAGATAACACTCGATTTATCATCTTCTATGATGCGTATAGCCCGCTCTGTTTTTCCCAAAGCACTTATTACCAATGACAGATTTCATGTACAGAAACTATATTATGATGCTCTGGATGACATGCGTATCGCTTACCGATGGATGGCAAGAGATAAAGAGAATGAGGAGATAAAAGAAGCTAAAAGTAAGGGAAAGGAATATATACCATTTAGATACAGCAATGGTGACACGCGTAAGCAGTTGCTCGCCAGAGCAAAGTTCATATTGACCAAGCACAAGACCAAGTGGACTGAAACACAGAAAGGTAGGGCACAAATCATCTTTGAACATTATCCGACACTGAAAAAGGCATATGACTTGGCTATGAAACTTACCGATATTTATAACATCAAGAGCATCAAGGATGCTGCAAGGCTGAAGCTGGCAAAATGGTTTAATGAGGTTGAAGAGCTGGGAGTGGACAATTTCTACACAGTGATTGACACGTTTGAAAATCATTATCAAACCATACTCAATTTCTTTGTAAACAGAGCTACGAATGCAAATGCCGAGTCATTCAATGCTAAGGTTAAGGCATTCAGGGCACAGTTCAGAGGAGTCACAGATATTCCTTTCTTTTTATATAGGCTTATGAAATTGTGTGCTTAAGAGGATAGGCTTGCAACTGGGGTTTTAGGACTGACCCATGCTTATCAGTCAGTCTTGATAAGTTCTGTAAGCCAGTATTTACTGATATAATGTTTGTAATATCAGACTTAAAGACATAAAAAAAGGACTACCGCTGTAGTCCAACCTTTGTTAACCTTAAATCTAATACTATGAAAAACACGTTGCAAAGATAAAGAGTATTTTTTATATTTGCAACTTTTTTATCGTCTTTTTTTAGTATATAATGTGTTATTGATTTATGTCAAGTAAATAATATGACAATATGATAGTTTGATGGGCTCTATTAATTAGCTTTGTCATCTTCCAAAACTATCTTCGAGGGCAAATTGGTAGTGAACGAAGAAGTTGTGCGGTCATTGATAAGGTTACGTAAATTAATCTGTTCATTCTGTCCATCTTTCTCTATATATTCTATTCTTTCTGTCTATCTCTTTCTGCACATTCTGTCTTTTTTTGTTTGATTTTCATTAATTCTCTTCTTTATTTTAATTTTTCTTATTACCTTTGCTGCCGATTTGGTTGATTTTATGAAATGGTTTGGTAATATTCAGTACCTGCTTTCAACATACCATTAACTGACAATAACGAATGAGACAATTAGGATACATCAGTTTTAGCCACATTTATTCCTTATATAATAAGGGGCTTGTGCAGGTACAATGCGCTGGTAGGCAGGATGGTGTGTGCTCATTTGTAATACGCTTAAAGTCTTTTTTAGATTATTTGACGGGTGAAGATAGAAAAAAGATAAGAAATTATTTGGTAGTTTCAAATAATTTTATACTCTCTCTCTCTCTCTCTCTCTCTCTCATAGTAATATAACTCTTTCATTATTAGTCGTTTACGTGCTTGCGCAATGCGTGGCACGTTATGGCGTATCGACAAAGGGCTTGCTGTATTTGCCCTTTGTCGATTTTTTTGTTAGTAATCGTTTTTTTCTCATATATTTTGATTGGAGCCATGTTGACACGCATGGGCAAGGTGCCGTTTGCGTCCTTGCCCATGCATTTCAATGTGGTTACCTAATTCCCCATTACGTAATTTGAGTGAACTGACATATTTATAAATTAACTAGTTATTAAGCTTATGACAAAAATTAGAAAGACGGTACGACAACTTTATGTTCGTCCTACAATCGATGTCGTTAGAGTGGCATCCGAGGGCAGCCTCCTTGCTGGTAGTCCTCTCGTTCGTCCTGGTGGTGGTGGTACTGGTAGCCAAACGCCTGGAACAATTCAAGTAGTCCCTCCTACGTCAGATGACAGCAACCCAGATGACGAGATTGAAGGATGATGAATATAAATCACTAAGAATTTAATTTAAAGATGAAGAAAAATATTTTCTATTATGCGCTGTCTGCCTGTGTTGTTGGTGGTATGGCGTTGTCGTTTGCTTCCTGCTCCGACGATGATTTGGCATCCAACCAGGGTGGAAGCAATGATGCCTTGGTACGCTTTAGTGTGAATGATGTGCAGTCAGAAGCAATTGCCCGTGGTGCTGCAATGACCCGTGGCGCGATCACACCTGGACTTGCTAACAAAGATCTTGCTGGTCAGAAACTTACTGCACACAGCAATCGTAACCTTGACGTATGTCTTATTGAGACCACCGTTGAAGGCATAAACCCAGTAAAGGCTGATGCACGCACTCGTGCTAACATAGAAACCACGATTGGTGGCGACTTCTCGTCAACAGGTATCCGTGGTGTTGCAGCAACAAGCATATTGACAACACCA
The Prevotella melaninogenica DNA segment above includes these coding regions:
- a CDS encoding TonB-dependent receptor, with translation MKKYLLILTAMLCSLVSMAQNTDAMLFGDVKAKEGGKHLSHAVIQVKGTNLKTQCDASGHFKLSNLPVGRQVIIATLAGYQQQEKEVDMVNNKGSEVYFELEKDPLELSQVVVTGTRTSHFVKDVPIRTEVLTSQAITKKNAQNLYEALEGVPGIRVEQQCQFCNFSEVRMQGLGAEHTQVLIDGEPIYSGLAGVYGLQQIGTNDIDRLEVVKGAGSALYGSSAVAGAINIISKEPTFEPSVNGDIQFGNFGFKSYKGSGSMRYNNIGLSVFAQRTQMDAIDRTQNGLTRKEVKNKDGISDRVNETMNNLGFSLYFYQPFAKNDKLVLRGKAIDEHRFGGVMTNDQYMNPYTDGTEDIRTNRLSADLAYTLPIGKHSELNLTTAYVYHKRQATNDTFLHDYMDSHKDPAHPDQDGAEPDVSMMRPYIAKENTVTPSITFTSILGSHTLLGGVQGYFTRLRETGLYVISAEDEKTSPYYGVPYTSIGKKHANEVGFFVQDEWNVTPKLTVVPGIRVDSHSSGEEYATSVKVSDSAFPTTKFSKTTVNPRIAIKYELTPSLVLRANVGTGFRAPYGFSEDLHLCSGSPRVWKSSNLKGERAISYNLSADYYAKKYQFSINIFRTNLKDKIQFSPADDEVKKFGYSYQWENVDDAYVQGVELGAKANLFRNFNAGINWTFNQGKFKHERADWSDPNDETVKEFPQRLQYAKDSRNISRFPAMTGDIDLDYTPGTWSFSLTSSLQGKMYIDYNSEDNGATSKIKKTNTFMIFNCRAAKRFGTCTVYAGAKNIFSYIQDEKHTDDAAFMYAPVYGATWYVGLSVKL
- a CDS encoding hydroxymethylpyrimidine/phosphomethylpyrimidine kinase, translated to MQNNKPKLLKTILTITGSDSTGGSGVQADIRTIATLGGYAVSAVTSVTVQNTLGIQAFYDLPAEIVRGQIEAIINDMQPDTVKVGMIRTIETLAVVVDALLKYRPHHIIYDPIVTASNGDRLMTDDVITQIRCRLLPLCSLVILREGEAERIFDCSSLKGEGSRTVRSFVLDDPLQHGLANSFSSALAVYLSQDEPMDEALQHAREYVRTLVARKSDISGRSSQLYNEFLEAVQLHYHTNRDVAFYADCLNVSPRYLSQVAHRISGKSPKCIIDHTLAEALACQLRTTQKTIQEIAYEHGFASQAQFSKFFKKQMGQTPSEWRRPKKDLPLTPPKEGSV
- the pdxS gene encoding pyridoxal 5'-phosphate synthase lyase subunit PdxS, with amino-acid sequence MANRQELNRNLAQMLKGGVIMDVTTPEQARIAEAAGACAVMALERIPADIRAAGGVSRMSDPKMIKGIQEAVTIPVMAKCRIGHIAEAQILQAIEIDYIDESEVLSPADNIYHIDKTQFEVPFVCGARNLSEALRRIAEGATMIRTKGEPGTGDVVQAVSHMRLMQSQIRELVSKREDELFEAAKQLQAPYDLVKYVHENGKLPVVNFAAGGVATPADAALMMQLGAEGVFVGSGIFKSGDPAKRAAAIVKAVTNYNNPKELAALSEDLGEAMVGINEHEIEVLMAERGQ
- the pdxT gene encoding pyridoxal 5'-phosphate synthase glutaminase subunit PdxT; the protein is MRIAVLALQGAFLEHEMMLRKLGVDCFEVRRLEDWQQEKDGLIIPGGESTTQGKLLRDLGLLDPIREAIEAGLPVFGTCAGLILLAREVEGNSPSAPVPPRLGTMRMTAARNAYGRQLGSFHTEAPFKGIEVDIPMTFIRAPYIKEAAGEVEILSEVDGHIVAARQGNQLVTAFHPELDSDMRVHEYFLEMVKGR
- a CDS encoding ISAon1 family transposase N-terminal region protein; amino-acid sequence: MKSHQLLRCIFPDVLADYFDVVDIQESVSQFDFWLDERNFMEKSDHKLGTVSSYGFTSERVIQDFPLRGKAVYLHVRRRKWRDSSNGEIFTYSYDDLTAEGSKLSPEFVSFLKE
- a CDS encoding ISAon1 family transposase, with product MESTAESIASIGAHYGVNGKLLSTQYKEHLSDYRSWDQLDHAQDWLLFEDNIGENLSIDETCLSSGEVYTFLTNKAGKGRKGTLVAVVKGTKAEDVIQILKTINLSKRETVKEITLDLSSSMMRIARSVFPKALITNDRFHVQKLYYDALDDMRIAYRWMARDKENEEIKEAKSKGKEYIPFRYSNGDTRKQLLARAKFILTKHKTKWTETQKGRAQIIFEHYPTLKKAYDLAMKLTDIYNIKSIKDAARLKLAKWFNEVEELGVDNFYTVIDTFENHYQTILNFFVNRATNANAESFNAKVKAFRAQFRGVTDIPFFLYRLMKLCA